The sequence below is a genomic window from Variovorax paradoxus B4.
ACGTTGAGCACCAGCCGCACGCTGCGATCGGCATTGGCCACGCCGCGGCTGCGGATCAGGCCGAAGGGATCGGCCAGCTCCAGGCTTTCGCCCGGCTCCAGCCCCAGCACGGCGCGCGTGAACAGCACCCAGGTGTCGAGCTGGTCCAGCGCCAGGCCCAGCGCCACGTGGTCGATCTGCGTGAGGCCGGCGCCGCTGGCATCGGCTGCTGCGTCTTCCTCGAGGATGAAATCGGCCTCGTACAGGCCGTTGGTGCCCAGGGCCTCGGACACGAAGTGGATCAGGTTGCCGCCCGGCGCCACGATGGCCGGCACGCGCAACTCGTTCGGGCCGACCGGGCTGTCGTGGCGCTGCGAGCGCATGGCCGTGGCACGGTCGACCGCCGCCAGCGGATCGGCGCAGCGCACGCCCAGCGCGCACACCGAAGTGCCGTGCGCCTCGAAGCGGCTGCGCGCGAACGAATCCGGCTGCGCGTTGACGATCAGGTTGATCTCGCCCTGGCGGTACAGCTCCACGGCCTTCGAGCGGTGCCGGCCGACGCGGTGGAAGCCGAGCTGCTCCAGCAGCATGCCGAGCGTCCTGGCCGAGGCCTCATCCGCCGCGAACTCGATGAACGACAGGCCCGAGAGCGCCGGCACGGGCGGTGGGCTGAACAGTTCGACGGGCTGTGCGCGCGCCGGTGTATCGGCCGTCGACGCCAGCCGCCGCTGCGCCTCGCTTTCGAGGTACAGCAGCGAGCGCATCGCGTCCACCGCGGTGCGGCGGTTGGGTGTCTCGCGGAACAGGTCGTTGAAGATTTCCAGCGACAGCGGCCCGGTGTAGCCTGCGCGCAGCACCTGCTCGAAGAAGCCGATCACGTCGAGATCGCCCTGCCCCGGGAACGAGCGGTGGTGGCGGGCCCACTGCAGCACGTCCATCGAAAGCAGCGGCGCGTCGGCCATCTGCAGGAAGAAGATCTTGTCGCCCGGAATGGCCGCGATACCCACGGGATCGTCCTTCAGCGACAGCGTGTGAAAGCTGTCGAGGATCAGGCCGAGGTTCGGATGATCGGCCTGCCGCACGATGTTCCAGGCCTGGCCATAGAGCGAGGTGAAGCGGCCCCAGGCCAGTGCCTCGAAGCCCACGCGCAACTTGCGGCGCGCGGCGCGTTCCGCGAGTTCGTGCAGTTGGGCCGCGGCGCGCGCCGGGCCGTCGATGGCCAGCGGGGAGGTGTTCGAGCAGCACAGCATCAGCGGCGCGCCCATGGCTTCCATCAGGTCGAACTTGCGCTCGGCGCGCTCCAGGCTGCGGCGGAACTGCGCCTCGGGCATGCCCTCGAAATCGCGGAACGGCTGGTACAGGTCGATCGAGAGGCCAAGGTCCGAGGCGATGCGGCCCAGCTCGGCGGCGCCGCCCCTGAAGTTGACGAAGTCGGCCTCGAACAGCTCGAAGCCGTCGAAGCCTGCAGCCGAAATGGCTTCGAGCTTCTGGCGAAGCGTGCCGCTGAGGGAAACGGTGGCAATGGAGCGATGCATGCAGGCGACTGTAGAAACACCCGGCACCCTCCACAACGCTCCACACCCAGGCCGCGTTCGATCATCGAACGCCTACGTTCATTGTTCGCACGAAATAGGGGTTAGACCTAGGCTACCCAGCAGCCTCCGCGAGCCGTTCTTTCAGAGACTGCGCCAGTAATCGATCAGCAATTGAGCGAACTCGACCGGCCGCTCCACCGCGCTCAGGTGCGCCGCATCGATGGTGGCCAGGCGTGCACGGGGGATGGCGGCCGCCATGGCTTCGGACATTGCCGGCGGCGTTGCTTCGTCCTGCAGGCCGGCAATCACCAGCGTCGGTACGGCGATGCGGTGGTTGCTCTCGCGAAAATCGATGGCGGCCACCGCGTTGCAGCTTTCGATGTAGCCCTGCGGATCGGTGCGCACCAGCACATCGTTCAGCGCCTGGGCCGCGGCCTTGCCCTCTGCCGTGGTGACGAAGCCGTGCGTCAGCCAGCGCGCCACCGCGCCCAGCGCAATGGCGGCAACGCCCTTGGCAGCCACCGTCTCGGCGCGGGCGCGCCACGGTGCCTGGTCGGGGTAGTGGGCCGACGAATTCGAGATCACCACGCTGCGCAGCAGTTCGGGATGCCGCACCGCCAGCGCCTGTGCGGTCATGCCGCCCATCGAAAGGCCGACGAAGTGCACCGGCTCCCCGCCCGCCTCGCGCTGGATGAGCTCGGCCGCGTCCTGTGCCAGCGTCTCGACGCGCAACGCGCCTGGCACCACCTCCGAGCCGCCATGGTTGCGGTGGTCGTAGCGGATCACGGTGTGGCCGCGCGCAAGCTGCTCGGCCACGCCGTCCCACATGTGCAGATCGCAGCCCAGCGCATGGCTGAGCACGACGAAGGGGCCGCTGCCTTCGCGGACGACATTCAAACGGGTCATGGTGATTCCTTTTTCATTGGATGTTGAAGACGTGGCAGCCAGAGGAACGCGATGGCCAGCAGCACGCAGCCCGCGAGCAGCATCGGAGCGACCATCGGCCAGGCGCCGTTCGAGAAACCGGTGTCGACGAACTGTGCCGCAATTTGCCCGACACTGAACGCCACCATCATCATGCCGAAGCCCGACCACGACACGGCCCGCCCCACCAGGTGCGGCAGGTCTCCCACCGCGCCAGCCTGGCCGCAGGGCTGGTGGATGCCGTGGCCCAGGCAATAGACCGCATGGCCCGCAAGCAGCGGCACGGCGCTGTGCGGCGCCAGCCAACAGCCCAGCGCCTGGATCGATGCGCCGGCAATGCTCAGCGCGGCGCCAAGCTGCACGGTGTGCACCGGCCCATGCCTGCGCAGCAGGCGCCGGCACAGGGTGGTGCTGAAGATGTAGACCAGCGAGCCACCCGCCGGAATCCAGCCGTACATCGCGGGCGACCAGCCCAGATAGCCGATGTAGACCATCGGCGACAGCAGCAGGAAGCAAAAGAGACCGCCGTAGGTCGTTGCGGCCAACGAGGCCCAGGCGCGAAAGCTGCGGCTCGCGAACACGGCGCGGGCGCTGCCGCGCGGTGCTGAAAGATCGCCCGCCAGCGGCCGCCGCGTTTCGCCGAACGAACGCCAGCACAGCGCAAGGAGCAGCAGCGCATAGAGCGCCATCGACACCATCACCCAGCGCCAGCCGGCGCCCTGCACCAGCCATGCGCCCAAAAGCGGCGCCAGCAGCCCCACCACGCCCAGGCCCGTGAGCCCGCGCGCCATGACGTGCGGACCTTCGTGCGCAGGGTAGAGATCGCGCACCGCGGCGCGCGCGCAAACCAGGATGGCCGCCATCGAAAAACCCTGCAGCGTGCGCCAGCCCGCCAGCACCGCCACGCTGCCGGCGAACGCGCCGCCCAGGGCCGCGACCGCGTAGCAGCCGAGCCCCGCCAGCAGCACCGGCCGGCGGCCGAAACGATCGGCCAGCGGGCCGCACAGCAACTGCGCAAAGCCGAAGGCCAGCACGAAGAGCGTGAGGCTGGTACTGGCCGAGCCCAGCTCCTTCGCGATGGCGGGCAGTGCAGGCAGGTAGCTGTCGGTGGCCACGGGCTGTGCCGCCAGCAGCAGCGGCAGCAGCAAGCCAAAGCCGAGATCGAACCGGGCCTTGCGCAGGCTCGGCCCGGTCACCGGGAGGTCGCGTCCAGCAAGCCCTTCTCGCGCAGGATGCCGGTTGCGATGCCGAAGGCGTGGTTCGCCACGGGCACGCCGCAGTAGATAGCCGCCATCATGATGACTTCCTTGATGTCCTCGGGCGTCAGGCGCGACTCGGGCGGGCCGTCGAGCGCGGCGCGCACATGCATCGCGAATTCTTCATAGGCGTGGATGCCCAGCATCATCGACAGCACCATGTAGCGGCGCGTCTTGTCGCCCAGCGCAGACCGACCCCAGATGTCGTTCCACGCGTGGCGGGTGATGAGCTCCTGGAACTCGGCGTTGAACTCGTTGCGGTTGGCCAGCGACTTGTCGACCCAGGCATCGCCCAGCACGCGGCGGCGGTTGACGAGCCCGGCTTCGTAGTCGTTCGCGGGGGCTGTGCTTGCTTCGTCGGTCATCGGGATGTGTCTTTCGCAGTCAGGTGGGCGCGCAAGGCCGCCACTTGGCGCAGCGCGGTTTCGCCGGCGGGCCCGGCCAGGGCGGGGTCGAACCATTCGTCCGCGGCCTCGCGCGGCAGCTCCGAGCGCAATGCGTCGATGTTGGCACGCATGCGCGCCGCGTCAATCTGCAGGCCCGGCAGCGCGCCGGCCAGCGCGCGCGCGCTGCCGTGCGCGGACATGAGCAGCTGCGGCCATTCGGCCAGCTCGGCCTGCCAGCCGCCGAGTGCGCGCTCGTGTTCCTGCGGCATCGCGGCCAGCAGCGCGGCA
It includes:
- a CDS encoding carboxymuconolactone decarboxylase family protein, translated to MTDEASTAPANDYEAGLVNRRRVLGDAWVDKSLANRNEFNAEFQELITRHAWNDIWGRSALGDKTRRYMVLSMMLGIHAYEEFAMHVRAALDGPPESRLTPEDIKEVIMMAAIYCGVPVANHAFGIATGILREKGLLDATSR
- a CDS encoding MFS transporter, with translation MTGPSLRKARFDLGFGLLLPLLLAAQPVATDSYLPALPAIAKELGSASTSLTLFVLAFGFAQLLCGPLADRFGRRPVLLAGLGCYAVAALGGAFAGSVAVLAGWRTLQGFSMAAILVCARAAVRDLYPAHEGPHVMARGLTGLGVVGLLAPLLGAWLVQGAGWRWVMVSMALYALLLLALCWRSFGETRRPLAGDLSAPRGSARAVFASRSFRAWASLAATTYGGLFCFLLLSPMVYIGYLGWSPAMYGWIPAGGSLVYIFSTTLCRRLLRRHGPVHTVQLGAALSIAGASIQALGCWLAPHSAVPLLAGHAVYCLGHGIHQPCGQAGAVGDLPHLVGRAVSWSGFGMMMVAFSVGQIAAQFVDTGFSNGAWPMVAPMLLAGCVLLAIAFLWLPRLQHPMKKESP
- a CDS encoding bifunctional sugar phosphate isomerase/epimerase/4-hydroxyphenylpyruvate dioxygenase family protein; the protein is MHRSIATVSLSGTLRQKLEAISAAGFDGFELFEADFVNFRGGAAELGRIASDLGLSIDLYQPFRDFEGMPEAQFRRSLERAERKFDLMEAMGAPLMLCCSNTSPLAIDGPARAAAQLHELAERAARRKLRVGFEALAWGRFTSLYGQAWNIVRQADHPNLGLILDSFHTLSLKDDPVGIAAIPGDKIFFLQMADAPLLSMDVLQWARHHRSFPGQGDLDVIGFFEQVLRAGYTGPLSLEIFNDLFRETPNRRTAVDAMRSLLYLESEAQRRLASTADTPARAQPVELFSPPPVPALSGLSFIEFAADEASARTLGMLLEQLGFHRVGRHRSKAVELYRQGEINLIVNAQPDSFARSRFEAHGTSVCALGVRCADPLAAVDRATAMRSQRHDSPVGPNELRVPAIVAPGGNLIHFVSEALGTNGLYEADFILEEDAAADASGAGLTQIDHVALGLALDQLDTWVLFTRAVLGLEPGESLELADPFGLIRSRGVANADRSVRLVLNVSLSQRTRTARTLSVTGGGAVHHIALRCEDIFESVERLRAAGTRFVPISDNYYDDLATRIDLDPALLARMRTAGVLFDRSPAGDYLHIYTENIEGGLFFELAQRTAGYDAYGALNAPARMASQAQE
- a CDS encoding alpha/beta fold hydrolase — encoded protein: MTRLNVVREGSGPFVVLSHALGCDLHMWDGVAEQLARGHTVIRYDHRNHGGSEVVPGALRVETLAQDAAELIQREAGGEPVHFVGLSMGGMTAQALAVRHPELLRSVVISNSSAHYPDQAPWRARAETVAAKGVAAIALGAVARWLTHGFVTTAEGKAAAQALNDVLVRTDPQGYIESCNAVAAIDFRESNHRIAVPTLVIAGLQDEATPPAMSEAMAAAIPRARLATIDAAHLSAVERPVEFAQLLIDYWRSL